A genomic region of Vitis vinifera cultivar Pinot Noir 40024 chromosome 7, ASM3070453v1 contains the following coding sequences:
- the LOC100266654 gene encoding peptidyl-prolyl cis-trans isomerase FKBP62 — MDEDFDIPAAEEMNDDMDLPDESPILKVGEEKEIGKQGLKKKLVKEGEGWDTPENGDEVEVHYTGTLLDGTQFDSSRDRGTPFKFTLGQGQVIKGWDQGIKTMKKGENAIFTIPPELAYGESGSSTTIPPNATLQFDVELLSWTSVKDICKDGGIFKKIVTEGDKWENPKDLDEVFVKYEARLEDGTLVAKSDGVEFTVKEDYFCPALSKAVKTMKKGEKVILTVKPQYGFGEKGKPASGEEGAVPPNATLEITLELVSWKTVTEVTDDKKVIKKILKEGEGYERPNEGAVVKLKLIGKLQDGTVFLKKGHGEGEDLFEFKTDDEQVIDGLDRAVMTMKKGEVALLTIHSDYAFGSSESSQELAVVPPNSTVYYEVELESFVKDKESWDMNTEEKIEAAGKKKEEGNVLFKAGKYARASKRYEKAAKYIEYDSSFGEEEKKQAKTLKVTCNLNNAACKLKLKDYKEAEKLCTKVLDIQSKNVKALYRRAQAYIHLADLDLAEFDIKKALEIDPDNRDVKLEYRTLKEKMKEYNKKEAKFYGNMFARMNKLEALETNKATKEAEPMSIDSKA; from the exons ATGGATGAGGATTTTGACATTCCAGCTGCGGAAGAGATGAACGATGACATGGATCTTCCCGATGAGAGCCCCATCCTCAAGGTCGGGGAGGAGAAGGAGATCGGGAAGCAGGGATTGAAGAAGAAGCTTGTCAAGGAGGGTGAAGGCTGGGACACCCCTGAAAATGGCGATGAAGTTGAAG TTCATTACACTGGGACTTTGCTTGATGGAACTCAGTTCGATTCCAGCCGTGATAGGGGGACTCCGTTCAAGTTCACCCTTGGCCAAG GGCAAGTGATCAAGGGATGGGACCAAGGAATCAAGACCATGAAGAAGGGTGAAAATGCCATCTTCACTATTCCTCCTGAATTGGCCTATGGTGAGTCTGGGTCTTCAACAACCATTCCTCCCAATGCCACTCTCCAATTCGATGTTGAACTGCTATCTTGGACTAGTGTCAAGGATATCTGCAAGGATGGTGGGATTTTCAAGAAGATTGTCACTGAAGGAGACAAATGGGAGAACCCCAAGGACCTTGATGAAGTGTTTG TTAAGTATGAGGCTCGGCTAGAGGATGGCACCTTGGTTGCAAAATCTGATGGTGTAGAGTTCACTGTCAAAGAGG ATTATTTCTGTCCTGCCCTGTCCAAGGCTGTGAAGACAATGAAGAAAGGAGAAAAGGTTATTTTGACAGTGAAGCCACAAT ATGGATTTGGGGAGAAAGGCAAACCAGCCTCTGGTGAGGAGGGTGCAGTCCCACCAAATGCAACACTTGAAATAACTCTTGAGTTGGTATCATGGAAGACTGTGACAGAGGTAACTGATGACAAAAAGGTCatcaagaaaattttaaaggaaGGAGAGGGATACGAACGTCCAAATGAAGGAGCTGTTGTCAAAT TAAAATTGATAGGAAAATTGCAAGATGGAACAGTGTTTCTGAAGAAGGGTCATGGTGAAGGAGAGGATCTCTTCGAGTTCAAGACTGATGATG AGCAAGTTATCGATGGGCTTGATAGAGCTGTAATGACAATGAAGAAGGGTGAGGTAGCCCTTCTCACTATTCATTCAGATTATGCATTTGGCTCATCTGAGTCATCGCAAGAATTGGCTGTGGTCCCTCCCAACTCAACAGTCTACTATGAAGTGGAGCTTGAGTCCTTTGTTAAG GACAAGGAATCTTGGGATATGAACACTGAAGAGAAGATTGAGGCTGCTGGcaagaagaaggaagaaggcAATGTGCTATTCAAGGCTGGTAAATATGCAAGAGCCTCAAAGAGATATGAGAAG GCTGCAAAGTACATTGAGTATGATTCCTCTTTTggtgaagaagagaagaagcaGGCCAAAACTCTCAAGGTTACTTGCAACCTCAATAATGCAGCATGCAAGCTGAAATTGAAAGACTACAAGGAGGCTGAGAAGCTGTGCACTAAG GTTCTAGACATTCAAAGTAAGAATGTGAAGGCACTTTACAGGAGGGCTCAAGCGTATATTCATCTGGCAGATCTTGATTTGGCCGAGTTTGATATTAAGAAAGCTCTTGAAATTGACCCTGATAACAG GGATGTAAAGCTGGAGTATAGAActttaaaggaaaaaatgaaggagTACAATAAGAAAGAGGCCAAATTCTATGGCAACATGTTTGCAAGGATGAACAAGTTAGAGGCACTCGAGACCAAT AAAGCAACTAAGGAGGCAGAACCAATGAGCATAGACAGCAAGGCATAA